Proteins encoded in a region of the Bacteroidales bacterium genome:
- a CDS encoding DoxX family membrane protein has translation MKPNQMGVKIIRIVLGVILLVFGLNHFFQFLPMPEPPEAAMKFLGALMESGFVWPLLGVIQLVSGILLIIGRYVLLALVLFAPVAVGILLYHLALDPAGGMVGYIVFILEVLLVYAYFDGYKPMLKVNVE, from the coding sequence ATGAAACCAAATCAAATGGGTGTTAAAATCATCCGAATCGTTCTGGGAGTGATTTTGTTGGTATTCGGGCTGAACCATTTCTTTCAGTTTCTTCCCATGCCGGAACCTCCCGAAGCTGCTATGAAATTCTTAGGGGCTCTGATGGAATCGGGCTTCGTGTGGCCGTTGCTTGGAGTGATTCAGCTAGTTAGTGGTATTTTACTTATCATCGGCCGTTATGTGCTTTTGGCTTTGGTTCTTTTTGCCCCTGTGGCAGTGGGCATTTTGTTGTATCATTTGGCCCTGGACCCTGCCGGAGGTATGGTAGGATACATTGTATTCATTCTGGAAGTGCTGTTGGTTTACGCTTATTTTGATGGCTACAAGCCGATGCTGAAGGTGAATGTGGAATGA